The sequence below is a genomic window from Cicer arietinum cultivar CDC Frontier isolate Library 1 chromosome 6, Cicar.CDCFrontier_v2.0, whole genome shotgun sequence.
CTAATCTTTCGACAATCCGCAAGCACCAATCTAAAATAAGAGGTGATCATTGGCACTATTATAAAACTTGTGAACCATGTTAAGAGCGTCTCAATAAAAAACAAACCGCAAAATGCCCATCTCATATGAGAACCGGTGAGTCATCCTCAAGCCCAAAGCTTAAGCAGCATAATGGTCAATGCACGAAAATGCAATTcaaacattaattatattttatttaatttttatagtcGAAGCGCATTTGATTACATAGCAAAATCAGTTTGCATCCCCAAAATTAACCTGTTATTTGATTTTGCATGGATTAAATCATTGAAATTAATTTCAACTACAAGTGAGTTAAAAGTAATAGATAAAAATAAGTTGAAGAATAAATctggattaaaaatcaattataaaaataaatgttataacATAAGTGGCAAAAGTGCACAATCATCATCGAGCACCCAACTTCTActtcttcaaacaaaacaatgTACATGCTTcatttgaaagagaaaagaaaatctAAATCAATTCCAATATAtctctagaaaaaaaaaatctcaaaaaaataaaaaaaaaaaaataaaataagaaacagCATATaactagagagagagagagagagagagagagaaaagaaacAATTAGAAGCGGTGAGGAGTGTGTGTTTGTTTCTTGCGAAACGCAACTTCGGTATCCAATCCAAAACCATCAACACCACGAACATGAACCAAATCAGAATTCTGGAAAAGCTCAACAAGAGGCTCAACACTATACAGATCATTAGCGGAATATTTATCAGCGCGTCGCGATAATGCCACGTGTAAAACACAAACGCCGTTAACCTTCAATGTGCGTTCGATCTCACTAACAAACCGTTGCGGATATAGCGCGTGATCAAAGACGTTAGAGAATTCGAAATCGAACGTGTTGTTATCAAACGGTTGGTTATGAAAATCACCTTTCACAACCAACGGTGGATACGGAACAAGGTCCATTCCAATGGAATCGATTACACCGACTCTTCGTAGAGCTTCAACTTCTTGTCCAACGCGTGCACCTATGCACAAAGCTTTTGAGGTTTTTTCTAGAAGCTTCTTCTTTTGAAGTTCTTCGAAGAATCGTGCGAAAACCGGTATTTTCCGGTTCCAGTCGCGTGTTGTCCATATTTTTCTGAGTTTTGGGTTGAGAGTTTTGTTGAGTTGGCGTTGTATGTAGGTATCGTAGGATGTGTAACCGGGTCTGATTTTTAGGtctttggttgttattgttgttgttgttgttatggtTTGTGAATGGTTGCGTTGTTGGGGAGAGAAGAGGTGGAGGAAGAGGAATGGGAgggagagaaaaagagagatgAGGAATAATTTGAGGATGAATGGTTTTGTTAGTGTGATTTTCATGTCCTTGTGTGTGAAAATTGTTTATGTTAGAAAAGGGAAAATTTGGACATGGTGTTTGTGATGTTTGTGTCTAAATTTGGAATGGTTTTTTGGGAGGGAGGAAAGGGGTGTGGGACAATTGGGGGGCCATGAACATTCTTGAAAAACAATAGAGAGAATAAAGAGTACCaaagaagaaaattaaatgaaaaaagacGGAAAAGGATAATGGATATAGAGAGAGGAACGCGTGGTGCCTATTGCGCATGGAGTGAATTCAAATTCAACTATCAAGGTGTGGCActgttttatctattttttcttttttttggaaaattctTTGGTCCTTCACATTttaagagaaataaaaataaagataaagataaaGGAAGAGACGTGACACATCTAATATGTTAGTAATGTAATATCAAAGATGTGACATTTATGTTTGGTGTATCATCAAACATCTATTTTATATCTTAATATTTTAAGGGAGAtagaaataaatagaataactggatatatattatatgtcatATGGGATATAAAGattaatagataaaaaataatatttcgaATGTATGAAAATTATAGAagtttgaaaatataataattgttttttaatgaaaaaagaCTGCTGTTTAACTATTAACATATTGAGATagagaacaaataaaaaagtgatCTAGTAGAAAGAGGAGAAATTATTGTATGGGAACACACTTAAGAAACCATCTTTTAAAACAATCAATTAAAACACTACAAATGcattaaattaacaatagtaataatttataagATGCTTTTTTCTATCATTATTGaacttttttctctctctacaTTATTCACGTCTTGATttagaattattgttattattaattaaatgtttgGTAGTATTTTAATTAGTTGTTTGTAAGAGTAGTTTCTTAGGCatgtttttatatatgatttttaaaaaatatatatatagagataaaataaaatgttaaataaatatatgaaaattgaGAGAGTGTTATTTTGAATGTTTGTTAACTTTATTAAGCATCCCTTTCATATCTTTCTTTCCCACCCCaaagaaaaatgtaatttattcGCATAGGTTATATAATCCATCAATGGCATATATGCTACTATTACATGGATTGACGTTGATTACAAAGTGGCTTAACGGTGGGAGGGAAAAGAATATAGTAAAGAATTTAATAAAGTACAGATGGGTCCGATGTTTGCCAACAAATTAAGTGACAAATATATGCTAGACATGGCCATGATTGTAGGAAGTAAGGAGAAGTAGAGAACAAGTCAAAGTGGATTAATTAGTggaatcaattaataatataatatggaTGATACTTTCcctttgaaaaataatatggATGATACTTTTTCGTCCCGTTCAAATTAAAGAatcataaaaatgataataagaTAAAAAGATAGAGTTTAAtgaatatatattgtttattaaTATAAACGATTTAATTAACACTTACAAGTCAACACATATTATGTACGATAATAAAATCAACCGTTGTTGCTAAAATTGGTTTACACTACATGGTACTACATTTTCTCAAAAAGATCAATATGAACCGCCCCActtaaacaaaatttagaagGTTTGTGTTAGTGAAAGGGTTCGACGAATAGCATACAAAATTGCAATAATATAGAGTTTTGTAAAGCACTTTGGCCGCTTCGAAAATCTGAGACAACACTTTAGAGTAtattttatgagtttaatttGTAAAACACTCTCAATAAACtataatcaattatataaatgattGTTTAAGTAGATATAGAAAAAGGTAAATATCATTAATGaatataattatgataaaaactatttattttgatcaatGATCTATTCTAGATAatttatattcgttttatttattatgagaCGAATTTTTGAATTGATGTTCTTGTTCGTCTAAATCactttaattacttaatttgggtcattttaaatgattttttatatcttttgcATTTTGATGTAATTAGATTTAGCACCCTTCCTCTCATTCCTTAACTTTTTGGCAAACCTTTGTTCTTCatatatactataaaaaaaatataagactgttacttttagttttcaattaattttaatttaattttttcaactatatcctcaaattaatatttttaatttataatattcttatgttgtatttataataattaaaatacatcaataattaataaaattattataatataatttatatttttttattatctttttaaatttatatcaaattatcaaatgcgataattattttagaatgaaaagagtattatatttttgtgtttatgtaTTTGATATTAACTAATTTGAGGTGTCATAACCATATTTAAAATTGTGCTAAGGTATTAAgaagtaaaaattataatactagtcaatattaaaatcatataatgaGGCAAAAGGTATTGGTTTTCactaaaaaaatctttttaaaatatcatattgaaATTTTCTGAAACTTTTATATcaacacaataaaataattgttttttttcttaggTTATGTATAGTTGTATCTATGTTAATAGTTTTTTCCTACAAAAACTATGTACGAACGATTGTTCTTCTTAATGGTTTGTTACAATGTAgaattgttaatttattgtttataatatttgttgtggaatgattttttaattcttgCAGACTTTTGAGAAGTTcatcataaaattcatttttaaaagatttatttattttaaaaaaaatatagtttttatcTTGTAAAAATCTCTTGTAA
It includes:
- the LOC101509749 gene encoding uncharacterized protein, with translation MKITLTKPFILKLFLISLFLSLPFLFLHLFSPQQRNHSQTITTTTTITTKDLKIRPGYTSYDTYIQRQLNKTLNPKLRKIWTTRDWNRKIPVFARFFEELQKKKLLEKTSKALCIGARVGQEVEALRRVGVIDSIGMDLVPYPPLVVKGDFHNQPFDNNTFDFEFSNVFDHALYPQRFVSEIERTLKVNGVCVLHVALSRRADKYSANDLYSVEPLVELFQNSDLVHVRGVDGFGLDTEVAFRKKQTHTPHRF